The Haloarchaeobius sp. HME9146 DNA segment CAACCGTGCACAGCTCTCCAGCCACAACTCCTTGTTCCAGAGCAGTGAACCGCCCATCGGCCGCCGTTCAGTCCAGTTCTCCTCGACGTAGCCGATATCGCCAGCCAGAATGACGGGTCCATCCGCACGGTCGATGACCGTCGCGACGAGGCCGGGTGAATGCCCGGGGAGGTGGAACAGGTCCACATCGGGGAACGGACTGGCGCGCGGCCCCGAGACGAGCTGCCAGTTCAGCTCGTGGTCGAAGTCGCCTTCCAGATACGCCTCGTCCCCGTGGGCGGTCTTCGCGCTCACGTACGCGAACTCGAACTCGTCGCGGTGGACAAAGATTGGAACCTCGGTCCCTTCGAAATTGTGTAGGCCCCCCGCATGGTCGAGGTGGAGGTGGCTCATGACCACGGCGTCGATATCCTCCAGCGAGTACCCGACCGACGCCAGATCTTCCGACAATGGCCGTGCCCCCTCGTGGGTGAACGCGTCGTACATGTCGGCCGGCCAGTGCCCATCACCCGCGTCGGGATGCGAGCCGGTGTCCCAGAGGATGGTCGCGTTGGGGTGGTCGATGACCACGTTGTAGACGGGACAGCGGCGACGCTCGTGACTCGGATTCGGGTCCGAGGCGGTCGCGACGGCTGCCCCCTCGAAGATGAACGACTCGTCGGCGACGATGTGCCCGCGAGGGACGGGCGTGAGGTCGATACTCGACATAACGATGAATGAGTGGCCAGCCCGGAAACGGTTTCTGGAGACCAGCGAGCCCACGCGCTTGCTGGCACATTCTCACAACGATGGAACCATGTCCCACATATATCAGCAGGGAGACCGAAGAACCAGGTGGAGTATCGACCATGTACGAGCACATCCTGGTTCCGACAGACGGTAGCCCCGGCTCCGAGAACGCCACCAAACACGCACTCGAACTGGCCGAGCGATTCGGCTCGACAGTCCATGCGCTCTACGTGGAGAGCCCGCAGCGTGACTTCCAAGAACTCGACGGGCGACCGAATCCACCATCGAGTGACGAGGCACTCGCGAAGGTGACCGACGTCGCCGAGAGACACGACGTCACAGTCGAGACCGCCGTCGAGGTCGGCGCACCCCACGAGCGCATCCGGGCGTACGCCGAGGAGAACGACATCGACCTCATCGTCCTCGGGACCCATGCACGGACGGGCGTCGACCGCTACCTGCTGGGGAGCGTCACGGAGCGGGTCATCCGGACCGTCGACACACCCACGCTCGTCGTCCGGCTCGACAAGTCGGACTTCGTGGTCAAGACGGCAGAGCAAGCGATCGACCTGTCCGTCGAAGCCCTGCGCGAGGAGGGATACACGGACATCTCGGTCGACGAAGACCCCTACCGCGAGGAGCCGCTGTGGGTCGTCCGCGCGGACGCTGACGGCGAAAGTCGAACCGTGTACGTCGACAACCGGAGCGGGAACACTCGGGTGCTCGGCCGTCGAAAGGAATGACCCAGAATCGGGGGGTCGCTGAACTGGCGGATTCCTTCTGATTTGCTACCGTTCTCGCTGCAACAGTCGGTCGTCAGAACCGCGTACTACCGACGTGACCAACTCTCCACTACCGAGAGGACTCCAGTCTAATCCTACCTGTTCGCCAGTGAGTTATCAACGGTTCGTAGCAACAACAGACCCGCGGCGAGAATCGAGAATATGATAAACACGACAAGTTTCTCGAAGGCGAACTGGTTGTGTTCCCAGACGCTCGGTTCGAATATGAAGAACGCCAGAAGGAGTTCCACTCCCAGCACTTGACCGGTCCATTTGAGCGCAGGTACGAGCTTCACTTTGTCTAGTCCAAGAGTTCAGCCCGTAATCAGTTTGGTGTCTCAATTTTCAACAGGGTCGCTGAACTGTTAAGCCGCCCGCGTGGCATTGCA contains these protein-coding regions:
- a CDS encoding N-acyl homoserine lactonase family protein, which produces MSSIDLTPVPRGHIVADESFIFEGAAVATASDPNPSHERRRCPVYNVVIDHPNATILWDTGSHPDAGDGHWPADMYDAFTHEGARPLSEDLASVGYSLEDIDAVVMSHLHLDHAGGLHNFEGTEVPIFVHRDEFEFAYVSAKTAHGDEAYLEGDFDHELNWQLVSGPRASPFPDVDLFHLPGHSPGLVATVIDRADGPVILAGDIGYVEENWTERRPMGGSLLWNKELWLESCARLDDLATRFDATVVVGHDPDAIATVDQL
- a CDS encoding universal stress protein → MYEHILVPTDGSPGSENATKHALELAERFGSTVHALYVESPQRDFQELDGRPNPPSSDEALAKVTDVAERHDVTVETAVEVGAPHERIRAYAEENDIDLIVLGTHARTGVDRYLLGSVTERVIRTVDTPTLVVRLDKSDFVVKTAEQAIDLSVEALREEGYTDISVDEDPYREEPLWVVRADADGESRTVYVDNRSGNTRVLGRRKE